The Rhipicephalus sanguineus isolate Rsan-2018 chromosome 7, BIME_Rsan_1.4, whole genome shotgun sequence genome includes a window with the following:
- the LOC119399237 gene encoding DNA topoisomerase 1-like, whose amino-acid sequence MWPPTANTVTDAYRLYNTGKKRKENVSLAGVPVRLSASAEEVAGFYARMLERDYTSKAAFNENFLRDWRKCMNRKEAKLITDLRKCDFREINAHYKTKAEERKAMTKQQKQAIKRKRDKLEHEYGYCIVDGHRQKVANFKIEPPGLFCGRGQHPKMGMLKRRVQPEDVIINIGKDAPVPKPPRGHRWKEVRHDNSVSWLASWNVLGRTKYVSLNASAKLRAQMDVRKYELARKLKSRVRSIRRSYVNGWESQDIGVRQRSVALYFIDKLALRAGNEREDGATADTVGCCSLRVEHITLRETDSETDPFLVELDFPGKDSIRYANTVPVDERVFRNLELFTEDPREDLFDLLTTAALNKYLNKLMEGLTAKVFRTYNASRTFQKQLDAMTEDDMSLPEKLLVYNRANRAVAILCNHRRAVSKNFRKQIENIQMKIEKKEEHIQRCELEIEELESDWIASKSQKKKLQLDRKQNHLAKLEEQLEKLELQAVDKEENKDIALVTSKINYIDPRISVAWCKTWDVPIEKVYNKTQREKFRWAIETTDTDFEF is encoded by the exons atgTGGCCACCAACGGCAAACACTGTCACCGATGCTTACCGGTTATACAATacggggaaaaaaaggaaagaaaacgtgTCGCTTGCAGGTGTTCCGGTGAGGCTGAGCGCCAGTGCTGAGGAAGTGGCCGGCTTCTACGCGCGCATGCTCGAACGCGACTACACGTCCAAGGCAGCGTTCAACGAGAACTTCCTCCGCGACTGGAGAAAGTGCATGAATCGCAAGGAAGCGAAGCTCATCACCGACCTGAGGAAATGCGACTTCCGGGAGATCAACGCGCACTACAAGACGAAGGCCGAGGAGCGGAAGGCGATGACGAAGCAGCAGAAACAG GCGATTAAACGCAAACGAGACAAACTGGAGCACGAGTACGGCTACTGCATCGTTGACGGCCACAGACAGAAAGTCGCGAACTTCAAGATTGAACCGCCCGGATTGTTTTGCGGTCGCGGACAGCATCCCAAGATGGGCATGCTGAAACGACGCGTTCAGCCCGAAGATGTCATTATCAACATTGGAAA GGATGCGCCGGTGCCGAAACCACCCCGGGGACACAGATGGAAAGAAGTGCGCCATGACAACAGTGTCTCCTGGTTGGCCTCGTGGAACGTGCTGGGCCGCACAAAGTACGTCAGCCTCAACGCTAGCGCCAAACTGAGGGCCCAGATGGACGTGCGCAAGTACGAGCTCGCCCGCAAGCTCAAGTCCCGCGTGCGTAGCATACGACGCAGCTACGTGAACGGATGGGAGTCGCAAGACATCGGCGTCCGCCAGCGGTCCGTGGCACTCTACTTCATCGACAAG CTCGCATTGAGAGCTGGAAATGAGCgggaagatggcgccactgccGATACGGTCGGCTGCTGCTCTCTGCGAGTGGAGCACATCACGCTACGTGAGACGGACAGCGAGACTGACCCGTTTCTGGTGGAGTTGGACTTTCCCGGAAAGGACTCCATCCGATACGCGAACACGGTTCCGGTGGACGAGCGCGTCTTCAGGAACTTGGAGCTTTTCACGGAAGACCCTAGAGAAGACCTATTCGATTTGCTCACT ACTGCTGCTCTGAACAAATATCTCAACAAACTCATGGAAGGGCTGACTGCAAAAGTATTTCGTACTTACAACGCTTCTAGGACATTCCAAAAGCAACTGGATGCCATGACTGAAG ATGATATGTCACTGCCCGAGAAGCTGCTGGTCTACAACCGAGCCAACAGAGCAGTCGCCATTCTGTGCAACCACCGACGAGCTGTTTCTAAGAATTTCCGCAAGCAAATTGAAAACATCCAAATGAAG atagagaagaaagaagagcaCATTCAGAGGTGTGAATTGGAAATTGAGGAGCTCGAGTCTGACTGGATTGCGTCCAAGTCACAAAAGAAAAAATT GCAGTTGGATCGCAAGCAGAATCACTTAGCGAAGCTCGAAGAGCAGCTGGAAAAACTGGAACTACAAGCTGTGGACAAGGAAGAGAACAAGGACATTGCCCTCGTCACCTCGAAGATCAATTATATCGACCCAAGAATCAGTGTAGCCTG GTGCAAAACATGGGATGTCCCGATCGAGAAAGTGTACAACAAGACGCAGCGGGAGAAGTTTCGCTGGGCCATAGAGACGACCGACACCGATTTCGAATTTTAG
- the LOC119400475 gene encoding RING finger protein 151 yields MARRRSPSSGSSPLGAVPELSLEDYDPMPYEELICAICHSVLRDPVECPCHHVFCRRCIWEWVHKDNSCPICRKRGISAVTPVPPFVRNMLNSLKVKCRNAGCNARVPAESFVHHTSACEFHEVSCPHEACEHRCQRRLLESHVKQCPLREVTCEKGCGLVLTRGRLKSHSCVDELKRKLDEATSECDDWRQKAADATEALNRLRDTLRRLGDTAVVLESSIGDLNEQLRSANRLTAPGPHNHQSTTAAARPSRIVQHPSIHSTSTINLGALFGTQTMQIFGEDDSESDLSEGSPDVEESFSDVP; encoded by the exons ATGGCTCGGCGGAGGTCGCCATCCTCTGGGTCAT CCCCTCTCGGTGCAGTCCCAGAGCTGTCGCTGGAAGACTACGACCCCATGCCTTACGAGGAGCTGATCTGCGCCATCTGCCACTCTGTGCTGCGCGATCCCGTCGAGTGCCCCTGCCACCACGTCTTTTGTCGCCGCTGCATCTGGGAGTGGGTCCACAAGGACAACAGCTGCCCGATATGCCGCAAGCGGGGCATCTCGGCCGTTACACCTGTACCGCCTTTTGTACGAAACATGCTCAACTCTCTCAAG GTGAAGTGCCGAAATGCTGGCTGCAATGCCCGTGTACCTGCGGAAAGTTTTGTGCATCACACGAGTGCGTGCGAGTTTCATGAAGTAAGCTGCCCACACGAAGCCTGCGAACATCGGTGTCAACGACGTTTGCTAGAATCTCACGTGAAGCAGTGTCCACTACGCGAGGTCACATGCGAGAAGGGTTGTGGATTGGTTCTCACACGGGGCCGCCTCAAAAGCCACAGCTGTGTGGATGAACTCAAGCGTAAGCTAGACG AAGCCACATCCGAGTGTGACGATTGGCGACAGAAGGCCGCGGACGCAACAGAAGCCCTGAACCGGCTCCGCGACACGTTGCGCCGCTTGGGCGATACGGCAGTGGTTCTGGAGAGCAGCATCGGTGACCTGAACGAACAACTTCGCTCGGCCAATAGGCTGACCGCCCCTGGGCCGCACAATCATCAGTCAACAACGGCTGCAGCGAGGCCGAGCCGAATCGTCCAACATCCCAGCATCCACAGCACCAGCACCATCAATCTAGGTGCTTTGTTTGGCACCCAAACAATGCAAATTTTTGGAGAGGATGACAGTGAATCTGACCTCTCAGAAGGTTCACCCGATGTGGAAGAGTCCTTCTCCGATGTACCTTAG